A single genomic interval of Dromiciops gliroides isolate mDroGli1 chromosome 1, mDroGli1.pri, whole genome shotgun sequence harbors:
- the LOC122737092 gene encoding lymphocyte antigen 6H-like, with protein sequence MKVLFPVLLSILLCVEPVHSIKCYNCTNQSSQCSPVQCSTTATHCGSLEASNKNGPQDKKIYFKGCVENCENFFRESLEKARISPPLIKVDYSCCVKELCNGADGIRGSPFALMGALLLSLGPASIWAML encoded by the exons ATGAAGGTCCTTTTCCCTGTCCTGCTGAGCATCCTACTCTGTGTGGAGCCAG TCCATAGTATCAAGTGCTACAACTGTACAAATCAATCCAGTCAATGTAGTCCTGTGCAGTGCTCCACGACAGCAACTCATTGTGGGAGTTTGGAAGCTTCAAATAAAAATG GGCCACAGGACAAAAAAATCTACTTCAAGGGCTGTGTTGAAAACTGTGAGAATTTTTTCAGGGAATCATTGGAAAAGGCCAGGATCTCCCCACCTCTTATCAAAGTGGATTATTCCTGCTGTGTGAAGGAACTGTGTAATGGGGCAGATGGGATCAGGGGAAGTCCCTTTGCCCTGATGGGGGCACTCCTGCTCAGCCTCGGACCTGCCTCCATCTGGGCCATGCTGTGA